The Cellulosimicrobium sp. ES-005 genome segment TTCGAGGAACGCGTCGCGGCCCTCCACGGCCTCGTCCGTGAGGTAGGCCAGCCGCGTCGCCTCGCCCGCGAAGACCTGCTGGCCCATGAGCCCGTCGTCCGCGAGGTTGAACGCGAACTTGAGCATCCGGATCGCCTGCGGCGACTTCGTCGCGATCACGCGCGCGTACTCGATCGCGAGCGCCTCCAGGTCGGCGTGGTCCGCGACCTCGTTCACCGCGCCCCACTCGTACGCGTCCTGCGCCGAGTACTCCCGCGCGAGGAAGAAGATCTCCCGCGCCCGCTTCTGCCCCACCTGCCGCGCCAGGTACGCCGAGCCGTAGCCCCCGTCGAACGACCCGACGTTCGCGTCGGTCTGCTTGAAGCGCGCGTGCTCGCGGCTCGCGATCGACAGGTCGGCGACGACGTGCAGCGAGTGCCCGCCTCCTGCGGCCCACCCGTTGACGACCGCGACCACGACCTTGGGCATCGTCCGGATCAGCCGCTGCACCTCGAGGATGTGCAGGCGCCCCGCACGCCCCGGGTCGACGGCGTCGCGCGTGTGCACCTCGCCGCCACCGTCGGGCGCGGTCGTGTACTGGTAGCCGGAGCGCCCGCGGATCCGCTGGTCGCCCCCGGAGCAGAACGCCCACCCGCCGTCCTTGGGGGACGGGCCGTTGCCCGTGAGGAGCACCGTCCCGACGTCGGACGTCATGCGCGCGTGGTCGAGCACGCGGTACAGCTCGTCCACGGTGTGGGGGCGGAACGCGTTGCGCACCTCGGGCCGGTCGAACGCGACGCGCACGACGGGCAGGTCGCGCACGACGGCGCCGTCCGCGTCGCGCTCCACGCCCCGGTGGTAGGTGACGTCGGTCAGTCCCTCGAACCCGGCGACGTCGCGCCACGCGCCCGGGTCGAACGTCTCCGACACCTGGCGGGGGAGCGCGTGCGGGCGGGGGCCGTCGGCGGGGGCTGCGGGGGTGGGGTCGGTGCTGGTCACGACCGTCACGGTAGCCGCTGCGGGGCGAGGCTCGCGCTCGGTGCGGGGGCCGGCTCCTCGGCGCGGCGTGCGGGCGCCGGCGCGTCGGGACGCCGCGACGTCGCCGCGAGGCCGAGGACGAGCCCGGCCCCGACGACGAGGGTCCCGACGACGGAGCGGGCGTCGGGCGACTCGAACCCGAGGGCGACCGAGGCCCCGAGCGCCGCGACGGGCAGGAGGCCCGCGAACAGCCCGGCCCGCGCGGGGCCGATCGCGGCCAGCCCGGAGTACCAGAGGAGGAACGCCACGGCCGTGACGACGACGGCGAGGTACGCGAGCGCGGCGAGCTCGGCTGCGTCGGGCACGACGAGGAACGCCTGCCCCGTGACCTGCTGCCGGACGAGGCCGAGCAGCGCGAGCTGCGGGACGGCCAGGACGCACGCGTACGCGGAGACGCGCAGCGTACCGAGCGTCGGCAGGAGCGGCACGGCGAGCAGCGAGAAGCACACCTCGCACGCGAGCGCGCCGAGCGCGAGCGCGACGCCGACGGGGTCGCCGGAGCCGCCGCCCTCGACGACCACGACGCCGGCCGTCACCACCACCGCCGCGGCGAGGGTCCGGACCGCGACGCGGCGCGCCCGCAGCGCGGCGGCCGCGGCGAGCACGACCGGCGAGGCGCCGACGACGGCCCCGACGAGGGACGGGTCCGCGCGGCCCGCGCTCTCGACGACGAGGACGCTGAACCCCACGAGTCCGGTCGCGGCGAGCGCGAGGAGGCGGAGCAGCGCGCGCGGCGACGGCAGGACCCACGGCACGCGGCGCGCGGCGAGCACGGCGAGCAGGACGAGCGCCGCGACGGCGTAGCGCGCGGCCTGGCCGCCGAGCACCGGGAAGTCCGCGAGGGCGGCGGACGCGACGAACGACGAGCCGACGATCACCATGCCGGCGGCGCACCGCAGGTCGCCGGACCCCGCCGGTCCGGGGAGGCCGGGCGCACGACCGACGACGTCGGACCGAGAGCCGTGGCGAGAGGGACGTGCGAGGAGGGACATGCGTCGACCGTAGGGACGCCCCTGGACCAGGGTGCAGGTCCAGATCCTGCCTGGTTCACTGGGCCAGATGGTGACCCGGATCGAGCCCGACGCGCTGCTGCTCGCCCTCGGCCCGCCCCCCGGGCGCGACGTCGGCCGGTGGCTGCAGGCCGGTCTGCGCGCGGCCGTGGTGGACGGGCGCCTCGAGGCGGGCGCGGCGCTCCCGTCGAGCCGCGACGCGGCGGCGGTGCTCGGCCTCTCGCGCGGCACCGTGACCACCGCCGTCGACGTGCTCGTCGGCGAAGGGCTGCTCGTGTCCCGGCCCCGGTCGGGGGTGGTCGTCGCGGCGCTGCCCGCGCCGCCGTCGGGCCGTCCGGGGACGGCGGCGGGCCCGGCCGGTGCGGTGCCCGGCGCGGAGCCCGGACCCCGGCGGGCGTCAGGGGCGGCGCGGCCGGCGAGCGTCGGGACGCCCGACCCTGCGCTCTTCCCCCGCGCCGCGTGGGCGCGCGCCGTGCGCGACGGGATGCGGGGACTGGCCGACGCCGACCTGGGCTACCCGGACCCGCAGGGGCTGCCGGCGCTGCGCGAGGCGCTCGCGGTCCACCTGCGCCGAGCGCGCGGCGCCCACGTCGCGGCGGAGGACGTGGTCGTGGTGAGCGGGGTCGCGCAGGCGCTCTCCCTCCTCGCCCGGCTGCTCGTCGCGGGGCGGGTCGCGGGCGCGCGACCGGCGGGGCCCGTGCGCGTGGCGGTCGAGGACCCGTCGTCGCGCGGGGCGCTCGAGCTGCTGCGCGACGCCGGCCTGCGCACCGTCGGCGTGCCGGTGGACACGGAGGGTCTGCGCGCGGACCTGCTGCCCGACGACGCGCGCGCCGTCCTCGTGACGCCCGCCCACCAGTTCCCGCGCGGGGTCGTGCTCGGCCCCGCGCGACGGCGCGCCCTCGTCGCCTGGGCCGCGGCGGGCGACCGCCTCGTGCTCGAGGACGACTACGACGCCGAGCTGCGCTACGACCGGGAGCCGGTCGCCTCGGTGCGGGCCCTGGACCCGGAGCGCGTCGTGCTGCTCGGCTCCGTGTCCAAGCTCCTCTCGCCCGCGCTGCGGCTCGGCTGGGTCGTGGCGCCGCCGCGCGTCGTCGGGCCCCTGGTGGAGGCGAAGCGGCACGCGGACCTCGGGACGTCCGTGCCCGAGCAGGCGGCGCTCGCGGCGCTGCTCGGCTCGGGCGCCTACCAGCGCCACCTGCGCCGGGCCCGGCTCGTGTACCAGCGGCGGCGGCGCCTGCTGCTCGACGCGCTCGCGCACGCCCTGCCCGGGGTCGAGGTGGGCGGGGTCGCCGCCGGGCTCCATCTCGTCGTCCCGCTCCCCGGCCCGGCCGCCGAGCGCGCCGCGGTCGCGGGCCTGCACGCGGCGGGCGTGCCCGCCGAGCCGCTGAGCGGGACGGGGGTGGACCGCCACGAGGCGGGGGTGGTGGTCGGGACCGCGCGCGTGCGCGACGGCGACGTCGAGCGCGTCGCGCGCGTGCTCCGGGCGGCGGTCTTGACGGGTCCCGAGTAACTGGTACGTTAGTACCAGTTCTGCGCACGACGGCGGGCCCTGCCACCCGGTGCGCCGACCCGAGGGAGTCTCCCCATGGCATGGATCGTCCTCATCCTCTCCGGCATGCTCGAGGCCGGCTGGGCTCTCAGCCTCAAGGCGTCGCACGGCTTCACCCGGCTGTGGCCGAGCGTCGCGTTCGTCGTCATGCTCGTCCTGAGCATGGTCGGCCTGAGCATCGCCCTGAAGTCCCTGCCCGTCGGCGTGGCCTACGGTGTCTGGGTGGGGATCGGCGCCTCGCTGACCGCTATCCTCGCCGTCGTCCTGTTCGACGAGCCCGTCACGATCCTCAAGGTGATCTCCCTCGTGCTGATCGTCGCGGGGGTCGTGGGGCTCAACCTCTCCGGGGGAGGGCACTGACACCGATGCCGACCGAGACCGTCGACCCGCGACCCGCACCGCGTCGTCAGGCGCGCGGGGTCGCGCGCCGCGACGCGATCGTCCGCGCCGCCGCGGACCTCATCCTCCAGGAGGGCCCCGCCGCGGTGACCCACCGCGCCGTCGCGTCCCGGGCCGACGTCCCGCTCGCCGCCACGACGTACTACTTCACCGGGCTCGACGACCTCATCGGCGCGGCCGGCGAGGTCGTCGTCTCCGGGTGGGCGGACCACGCGCGAGGAGCCGCCGAGCGGGCCGCGCGGGGCGGGGACCGGGCGCGCGAGGACGCGCACGTGCTCGTCGACGCGGTCCTGCCGCCCGGCGGGGAGAGCGAGCTGCGCGGCTTCTACGAGCACCTCGTGGGCGCGGGCCGCTACCCCGCGCTCGCGCGTGCCTACGGCGAGGGCCGGCAGGGGCTCGACGACGCCGTCGCCCAGCTCCTCGCGGTGCGCGGGCTCGCGAGCGTGCCGCCCGCGCTGCTCGTCGCCGTGGTGGACGGCGCCGCGGTGAGCGCGCTGAGCGAGGGGCACGACGTGCGCGACCTCGCCCTGCAGCGCGTCCGCGAGCTCGTGGCCCGGTCGCGCGCGAGCTGACGACCGGCCGAGGACGGGTCGGGCACCGCGCCGGACGGTCGCGATAGCCTCGCGGGCCATGAGCCGTCGACCCGCGTCCACCCGACCCGCCCTGCGCGACCGCCTGGTCCCGGAGAGCGTCCGCTCGCTCACGTCGACCGGCGTCGCGCTCGTGCTGGGACCCCTCGCGGTCGTCCTCGCGGTCCGTCCGCTCGGGCTCGACGACGGCACCGCGCCCGTCGCGGCCGGCCTCCTCGTGTGGGTGGTGCTGTCGGGGCTGTACTGCGTGCTCACGTGCGTGGCGTTCGCCGGGCGTCGCGGGCCCGCGCTCGAGCGGGCGCTCGTCGCGGCGCACCCCGACGGCCGGGGCCGGGTGGGCACGTGGCTCCTCGGCGGGGGCTCGGCGGCGTGGTCGGTCCAGTTCGCGCTCATGGCCCTGCTCGTCGGGTTCGTGCTCGCCCAAGGGGTCGCGTGGGCCGCCGTCCCCGCGATCACGGTGCTCGGCGTCGCGGTGATCGTCGTGTCGTGGGTGACGGTCCTCGTCTCCTACTCCGTGCACTACGCCCGGCGCGACGTCGCGGCGGGCGACGGCGGGTTCGCGTTCCCGGGGCAGGGGCCGCGGGCCTTCGCCGACTACGTGTACCTCGCGGCGGGCGTGAGCACCACGTTCTCCACCGCCGACGTCACCGTGCTCGACACGGGGACGCGCCGGATGGTCACGACGCACGCCGTCGTGGCGTTCGCGTTCAACGCGGTGATCGTCGCGCTCGTGGTCGCGGTGCTCGTGAACGCCTGAGCGGCGAGCCGACGCCCCGCGACGTGGGGGAGCGTGCGGTGGCCTAGCCTGGAGGGCGTGCCCGACCGCCTCGAGACCGTCGTCTACCGGACCCCTCTGACCACGCGGTTCCGCGGGCTCGACGCCCGCGACGGCGTGCTGCTGCGCGGGGAGGCGGGGTGGGGGGAGTTCTCGCCGTTCTGGGACTACGACGACGCCGAGTCGTCCGCCTGGCTGCGGGCCGCCCGCGAGGCGGCCGACCAGGGCTGGCCCGCCGCCGTCCGCGACCGCGTGCCCGTCAACGTCACGGTCCCCGCCGTCGGGCCGGACCGTGCGCGCGAGCTCGTCGCCGCGTCCGGCGGGTGCCGCACCGCGAAGGTCAAGGTCGCCCAGCGCGGACCCGACGGGACGCTCGAGCCCGTGGCCGCGGAGGTCGCGCGCCTCGGGGCCGTGCGCGACGCGCTCGGCCCGGGCGGGCGGGTCCGGGTCGACGCCAACGGTGCGTGGGACGCCGAGGAGGCCCTGCGGCGCCTGCCGCTCCTCGACCGGGCCGCCGGCGGGCTCGAGTACGTCGAGCAGCCGTGCGCGGACGTCGCCGGGCTGGCGGCCGTCCGGCGCGGGCAGCCGGGCGACAGGGCCGTGCCCGTGGCCGCGGACGAGTCGGTCCGCCGCGCCGAGGACCCGCTCGCCGTGGTCCGCGCCGACGCGGCGGACGTCGTCGTCCTCAAGGTCCAGCCCCTCGGCGGCGTGCGCGCGTGCCTCGACCTCGCCGACCAGGTCGGGATCCCCGTCGTCGTGTCGTCCGCGCTCGAGTCGTCCGTGGGCATCGCCGCGGGCGTCGCGCTCGCCGCCGCGCTCCCCGAGCTCCCGTACGCGTGCGGCCTCGCGACGGTCAACCTCTTCGCGGCCGACGTCGTGGACCACCCGCTCGTCCCCGTCGACGGCGCCCTGCCCGTCGTCCGCCCCGAGCCCGCCGCCGCGGCGCTCGCGGCCACCGCGCCCGACGACGAGACGGACCGCCGCTGGCGCGAGCGGCTCGACCGCGTCGCCGGCCTGCTGCTCGCGGGGGGTGCCCGGTGACCGCGCCCGTGGGCACGCCCGGCCCGGGCGCCGGCGCCCCGCCCGGCGGCGCGGACCTCGACGCTCTGCTCGACGGCCTGGACGCCCAGCCGCCGGCGGTGCGCAGCGCGTTCGTGCTCGTGCACCGGCTGCTGCACGAGGGCGTCGCCGACGTCGTCCTCGCGCCCGGGTCGCGCAGCGCGCCGCTCGCCTACGCCCTCGCGGCGGCGTCCGACCTCGGGCGCCTCACGCTGCACGTGCGCGTCGACGAGCGCGCGGCCGGCTTCCTCGCGCTCGGCCTGTCGCGCGGCACCGGGCCGGTCGCGCGCGGCGGCGTCCCGCTGCCCCGGCCCGTCGCGGTCGTCACCACGTCCGGGACGGCCGTCGCGAACCTCCACCCCGCGGTGCTCGAGGCGCACCACACCGGCGTCCCGCTCGTGCTCCTCACCGCCGACCGGCCGCACGAGCTGCGCGGCACGGGCGCCAACCAGACGACGCACCAGGCCGGGATCTTCGGACCGGCCGTGCGGTTCGCCGCGGACGTCCCCGCGCCCGACGGGCGCCCGGGCGAGGTGCGCGACCTCCTCGCCGTCGCGACGCGTGCGCTCGCCGAGGCGGTCGGCGCCCGCTCGGGGCACCCCGGCCCGGTGCACCTCGACCTCGCCTACCGCGAGCCCCTCGTCCCCGACGCGGCGCCCGGCTCCGACGCGCCCGCCACGGACCCGCGCGGCGTCCGCGCGGCCGTCGTGCTGCCGGCCGCGGCGCCGCCCGAGCCGGTGGAGCCGCAGCCGGGCGGTGACGCCGCTCTCCCCGGCGTCGCTCCCGTCGCCGTGCCGGTCCCCGGCGGGCGGACCGTCGTCGTCGCGGGCGACGGCGCGGGCCGGGCCGCGCGCGTCCTCGCCGAGGCGCGCGGCTGGCCGCTGCTCGCGGAGCCGTCGTCGGGGGCGGCGGGCGGCCCGAACCTGGTCGCCGCGCACGCGCTCGTGCTCGGGGTCGACGAGCTCGTGGACGGCGTGGAGCACGTCGTCGTGCTCGGCCGGCCGACGCTCTCGCGGCCCGTGCAGCGCCTGCTCGGGCGGCCCGACGTCGAGGTGAGCGTCGTCGCACCGGGCGCCGGCCCGTGGCCCGACGCCGCGCGCAACGCGTCGACGGTCCTGACGGCGGTGCCCGACCGGTGGCTCGACCCGCGCCCGGGCGCCCCGGACCCGTCCGGGCCCGTGCCCGGACCGGCGTCGGACCACGCGACCGACACGGGCTGGCTCGCGCGCTGGCGCGCGGCGTCGGCGGCGGCCGTCGAGGTCGTCGCCGCGGCGACCGACGGGTCGCTGACCGACGGCCCGAGCGTGGCGCGCGCCGTGGTCGGCGCGTGCGGGCCGGACGACCTGCTCGTGGTCGGGTCGTCCAACCCGGTGCGGGACTTCGCCCTCGTGCTCGGCCTCGACGCGGACGCCCCGCGCGTCCTGGCGAACCGCGGCCTCGCCGGGATCGACGGCACCGTGTCGACCGCGCTCGGCGCGGCGGTCGCCACCGCCCGGCCGCACCGCCGCACGCGCGCGCTGCTCGGCGACCTCACGTTCCTCCACGACGCGGGCGGGCTGCTGCGCGGTCCGCACGAGCCGCACGTCGACCTGCAGCTCGTCGTGGTGAACGACGACGGCGGCTCGATCTTCGCGGGCCTCGAGCCGGGCGCCCTGGGGGAGACGTCCGCGGTGGCGGGGCGCACGTTCGAGCGGGTGTTCGCGACGCCGCACGGCGCGAACCTCGCCCAGCTCTGCGCGGGGTACGGCGTGGACCACCAGCTCGTGCAGGACGTCCCCTCGCTGCGGCACGCGCTCGCGGCCCCGAGCCACGGCGTCCAGGTGCTGGAGGTGCACGTGTCGCGGACGGACCGGCGAGAGGCCGGCCTGCGCCTGGGCGAGCGGGTGCGCGACGCCGTCCGCGCGGCGCTCGCGGCGGACCGCTGACGACGGCGCCCAGAACTCGCAGCGAACTCCCAGGCTCGTTCAAGCCTCGTTCAAGCGCGGCGGTGTGAAGTAGTGGGCAGAACCGAGGAGGCCCACCATGACGAACACCCCGGGCACGGAGCCCACCCCCACCACGCCGGCCCCCGACGCGCCCGCGTCGACGCCGGCCGCCACGCCCGCCGCCACGACGCCCGCCGCCGCCGAGCGTGCCGCGTCGGTCGCTGCCGAGACGCCCACCGCGGCGCCGACGCAGCCGCTCGCCCCGGTCGCCACGACGCAGCCGCTCCCGCCGACCGCGGCGCACCCGACCGCGCACCCGACGCAGCCGCTCGAGGCGCCGCAGCACGTGCAGCACCTCACCACGCCGCAGCCGGCCCCGACGGCGCACACCGCAGGGACGGCGATGCCCAACCCGTACGCGCGTCCCACGCAGCCCGGGCCGCACGCGCCGTCCGGCAGCTTCGGGCCGCCGCCCGCGCCGCCGGTCCCGACCGCGCAGGGCGCGGCGGACGCCCCGAGGCGCCGGCGCACCTGGGTGCCGGTCGTGAGCGCCGCCGCCGCGGCCGCGGTCCTCGCGAGCGTCGGCACCGCCGGCCTCACGGGCGCGTTCGGCGCCGACCAGGACTCCGCGTCGCTCGCCGACGTCGGCCAGCGCCAGGAGAGCACGGCCGCGCCCGTCTCCGACTCGTCCTCGCAGAACCCGAACTGGGAGTCCGTGACGAAGGCCGTCGCGCCGTCGGTCGTCGCGATCCAGGTGCAGACCTCGCAGGGCGGCGCCGAGGGGTCGGGCGTCATCATCGACGACAAGGGCCACGTGCTCACGAACAACCACGTCGTGTCCGGGGCGGAGAACGACACCGTCCAGGTGACGCTCAGCGACGGCCGGCTCTTCGAGGCGAAGATCGTCGGGCTCGACCCGGCGACGGACCTCGCCGTCGTGCAGCTCGTCGACGCGCCCGACGACCTGCAGCCCGCGACGCTCGGCGACTCCGACGACGTGAGCGTCGGCGAGTCGGTCCTCGCGGTGGGCAACCCGCTCGGCCTCGCGAACACCGCGACGACGGGCATCGTGTCGGCCGTCGACCGGCCGGTCTCCGCGTCGGGCGAGGACGGCGGCACGTCCGTCGTGACGAACGCCATCCAGATCGACGCCGCGATCAACCCCGGCAACTCCGGCGGCCCGCTGTTCGACGCGCAGGGTCGCGTCATCGGCATCACGTCGTCGATCGCCACGCTGTCGGGCGGCGGGACCCAGTCCGGCTCGATCGGCCTCGGGTTCGCCATCCCGGTGAACCTCGCGAAGTCGATCAGCGAGCAGCTCATCGAGAACGGCACCGCCGAGCACGCGTTCCTCGGCGTGACGCTCGCGGACGCGACCGCGACCGCGGACGGCGTCACGCGTCGCGGCGCCGAGGTCCAGGAGGTCACCGACGGGTCGCCCGCGGCCGACGCCGGCATCCGGTCCGGCGACGTGATCGTCGCGATCGACGACCACGCCGTCGGCGGCGCCGAGTCGCTCACCGCGTTCGTGCGCGAGCGCGCCGCGGGCGCGAAGTCCACGCTGACGGTGGTGCGCGACGGCAAGACGCTCGATCTCGACGTCACGCTCGCGACGCGTCCCGCGGACGACGAGACCACCGGCCAGGGGTCGCAGGGCGGCCAGGGGCAGCTTCCCGGCCAGGACGGTCAGGGGCAGCTCCCCGGCCAGGGCGACCAGGGTGGCGAGCAGGGCGGCGACCAGGGTCAGCAGACCGACCCGACGGACCCGGGCAACGTGCCCAACCCGTTCGACTGGTTCTTCGGCGGCCAGGGCTGACCCTGACGGGCACCCCGCGAGGGGCGCCCACGATCTGCGGGGGCGGGTCGTCGTGCCGGCACGCGCGACCCGTACCCCGCGCCACGTCCCGTCGCGACCTCTGACCGCGACGGGCGGGTGACCGGACCACGGACGTCCCCCCGCGGACCGGGTACCGCACCGAGCGGCCGGCACGGATCCCCGTGCCGGCCGCTCGTCGTCGGTCCGGACTGCTCAGTCGGTGGCGGCGCTCGGCGCCCACGGTGCGTCGCCGCCCGCCGCGGTCGGCGCCGCCGGTGCCTCCACGCGCTTGGTGAAGAAGCCGGCGGTCTCGGCGTAGCCGCCGGAGACGTAGAACTCCTTGGAGAGCCCGGTCGCGAGCCCGACGCGGCGTGCCCCGACCTCGGCGGCCCACTCCTCGGCGCTCTCGAGCAGGTGGCGGCCGATGCCCTGGCGGCGGTGCTGCGGGAGGACCGCGACCTCCTCGACCCGGCAGACGACGCCGCTGGACGCGAAGGT includes the following:
- a CDS encoding 1,4-dihydroxy-2-naphthoyl-CoA synthase; its protein translation is MTSTDPTPAAPADGPRPHALPRQVSETFDPGAWRDVAGFEGLTDVTYHRGVERDADGAVVRDLPVVRVAFDRPEVRNAFRPHTVDELYRVLDHARMTSDVGTVLLTGNGPSPKDGGWAFCSGGDQRIRGRSGYQYTTAPDGGGEVHTRDAVDPGRAGRLHILEVQRLIRTMPKVVVAVVNGWAAGGGHSLHVVADLSIASREHARFKQTDANVGSFDGGYGSAYLARQVGQKRAREIFFLAREYSAQDAYEWGAVNEVADHADLEALAIEYARVIATKSPQAIRMLKFAFNLADDGLMGQQVFAGEATRLAYLTDEAVEGRDAFLERRDPDWGRFGYAF
- a CDS encoding DMT family transporter, coding for MSLLARPSRHGSRSDVVGRAPGLPGPAGSGDLRCAAGMVIVGSSFVASAALADFPVLGGQAARYAVAALVLLAVLAARRVPWVLPSPRALLRLLALAATGLVGFSVLVVESAGRADPSLVGAVVGASPVVLAAAAALRARRVAVRTLAAAVVVTAGVVVVEGGGSGDPVGVALALGALACEVCFSLLAVPLLPTLGTLRVSAYACVLAVPQLALLGLVRQQVTGQAFLVVPDAAELAALAYLAVVVTAVAFLLWYSGLAAIGPARAGLFAGLLPVAALGASVALGFESPDARSVVGTLVVGAGLVLGLAATSRRPDAPAPARRAEEPAPAPSASLAPQRLP
- a CDS encoding PLP-dependent aminotransferase family protein, whose product is MVTRIEPDALLLALGPPPGRDVGRWLQAGLRAAVVDGRLEAGAALPSSRDAAAVLGLSRGTVTTAVDVLVGEGLLVSRPRSGVVVAALPAPPSGRPGTAAGPAGAVPGAEPGPRRASGAARPASVGTPDPALFPRAAWARAVRDGMRGLADADLGYPDPQGLPALREALAVHLRRARGAHVAAEDVVVVSGVAQALSLLARLLVAGRVAGARPAGPVRVAVEDPSSRGALELLRDAGLRTVGVPVDTEGLRADLLPDDARAVLVTPAHQFPRGVVLGPARRRALVAWAAAGDRLVLEDDYDAELRYDREPVASVRALDPERVVLLGSVSKLLSPALRLGWVVAPPRVVGPLVEAKRHADLGTSVPEQAALAALLGSGAYQRHLRRARLVYQRRRRLLLDALAHALPGVEVGGVAAGLHLVVPLPGPAAERAAVAGLHAAGVPAEPLSGTGVDRHEAGVVVGTARVRDGDVERVARVLRAAVLTGPE
- a CDS encoding multidrug efflux SMR transporter, whose translation is MAWIVLILSGMLEAGWALSLKASHGFTRLWPSVAFVVMLVLSMVGLSIALKSLPVGVAYGVWVGIGASLTAILAVVLFDEPVTILKVISLVLIVAGVVGLNLSGGGH
- a CDS encoding TetR family transcriptional regulator; the protein is MPTETVDPRPAPRRQARGVARRDAIVRAAADLILQEGPAAVTHRAVASRADVPLAATTYYFTGLDDLIGAAGEVVVSGWADHARGAAERAARGGDRAREDAHVLVDAVLPPGGESELRGFYEHLVGAGRYPALARAYGEGRQGLDDAVAQLLAVRGLASVPPALLVAVVDGAAVSALSEGHDVRDLALQRVRELVARSRAS
- a CDS encoding DUF1345 domain-containing protein; its protein translation is MSRRPASTRPALRDRLVPESVRSLTSTGVALVLGPLAVVLAVRPLGLDDGTAPVAAGLLVWVVLSGLYCVLTCVAFAGRRGPALERALVAAHPDGRGRVGTWLLGGGSAAWSVQFALMALLVGFVLAQGVAWAAVPAITVLGVAVIVVSWVTVLVSYSVHYARRDVAAGDGGFAFPGQGPRAFADYVYLAAGVSTTFSTADVTVLDTGTRRMVTTHAVVAFAFNAVIVALVVAVLVNA
- a CDS encoding o-succinylbenzoate synthase, whose amino-acid sequence is MPDRLETVVYRTPLTTRFRGLDARDGVLLRGEAGWGEFSPFWDYDDAESSAWLRAAREAADQGWPAAVRDRVPVNVTVPAVGPDRARELVAASGGCRTAKVKVAQRGPDGTLEPVAAEVARLGAVRDALGPGGRVRVDANGAWDAEEALRRLPLLDRAAGGLEYVEQPCADVAGLAAVRRGQPGDRAVPVAADESVRRAEDPLAVVRADAADVVVLKVQPLGGVRACLDLADQVGIPVVVSSALESSVGIAAGVALAAALPELPYACGLATVNLFAADVVDHPLVPVDGALPVVRPEPAAAALAATAPDDETDRRWRERLDRVAGLLLAGGAR
- the menD gene encoding 2-succinyl-5-enolpyruvyl-6-hydroxy-3-cyclohexene-1-carboxylic-acid synthase; its protein translation is MTAPVGTPGPGAGAPPGGADLDALLDGLDAQPPAVRSAFVLVHRLLHEGVADVVLAPGSRSAPLAYALAAASDLGRLTLHVRVDERAAGFLALGLSRGTGPVARGGVPLPRPVAVVTTSGTAVANLHPAVLEAHHTGVPLVLLTADRPHELRGTGANQTTHQAGIFGPAVRFAADVPAPDGRPGEVRDLLAVATRALAEAVGARSGHPGPVHLDLAYREPLVPDAAPGSDAPATDPRGVRAAVVLPAAAPPEPVEPQPGGDAALPGVAPVAVPVPGGRTVVVAGDGAGRAARVLAEARGWPLLAEPSSGAAGGPNLVAAHALVLGVDELVDGVEHVVVLGRPTLSRPVQRLLGRPDVEVSVVAPGAGPWPDAARNASTVLTAVPDRWLDPRPGAPDPSGPVPGPASDHATDTGWLARWRAASAAAVEVVAAATDGSLTDGPSVARAVVGACGPDDLLVVGSSNPVRDFALVLGLDADAPRVLANRGLAGIDGTVSTALGAAVATARPHRRTRALLGDLTFLHDAGGLLRGPHEPHVDLQLVVVNDDGGSIFAGLEPGALGETSAVAGRTFERVFATPHGANLAQLCAGYGVDHQLVQDVPSLRHALAAPSHGVQVLEVHVSRTDRREAGLRLGERVRDAVRAALAADR
- a CDS encoding trypsin-like peptidase domain-containing protein; the encoded protein is MTNTPGTEPTPTTPAPDAPASTPAATPAATTPAAAERAASVAAETPTAAPTQPLAPVATTQPLPPTAAHPTAHPTQPLEAPQHVQHLTTPQPAPTAHTAGTAMPNPYARPTQPGPHAPSGSFGPPPAPPVPTAQGAADAPRRRRTWVPVVSAAAAAAVLASVGTAGLTGAFGADQDSASLADVGQRQESTAAPVSDSSSQNPNWESVTKAVAPSVVAIQVQTSQGGAEGSGVIIDDKGHVLTNNHVVSGAENDTVQVTLSDGRLFEAKIVGLDPATDLAVVQLVDAPDDLQPATLGDSDDVSVGESVLAVGNPLGLANTATTGIVSAVDRPVSASGEDGGTSVVTNAIQIDAAINPGNSGGPLFDAQGRVIGITSSIATLSGGGTQSGSIGLGFAIPVNLAKSISEQLIENGTAEHAFLGVTLADATATADGVTRRGAEVQEVTDGSPAADAGIRSGDVIVAIDDHAVGGAESLTAFVRERAAGAKSTLTVVRDGKTLDLDVTLATRPADDETTGQGSQGGQGQLPGQDGQGQLPGQGDQGGEQGGDQGQQTDPTDPGNVPNPFDWFFGGQG
- a CDS encoding GNAT family N-acetyltransferase, producing MLVRRAVVADRDAVWPLVLELPRHDPEREAFERSFGPLLAALDTYFAVAELPDQGVVGYLLANRHLTFASSGVVCRVEEVAVLPQHRRQGIGRHLLESAEEWAAEVGARRVGLATGLSKEFYVSGGYAETAGFFTKRVEAPAAPTAAGGDAPWAPSAATD